In Sporosarcina luteola, one DNA window encodes the following:
- a CDS encoding ABC transporter ATP-binding protein codes for MNKRNKILDVKDLQTTFFTDSGKVPAVDHIDFHLRDGEILGIVGESGCGKSVTSLSIMGLVPSPPGKIAGGEIVYNGRDLIGLSEKEMRQIRGNDIAMIFQEPMTSLNPLFTIGNQMVEAILIHEKGWSKKQAQERAVEMLKLVGLPRAEALLKDYPHQLSGGMRQRVMIAMALVCNPKILIADEPTTALDVTIQAQILKLMKDLNVRLGTAILLITHDLGVVAETCERVIVMYAGQIIEEAPTKLIFEDPQHPYTKGLIQSVPDMRVKKDRLHSIPGNVPKPGSITSGCRFAARCEFAFDRCYQENPELYETADVHQTRCFLYNEGRVKSDVHNAFVES; via the coding sequence ATGAACAAAAGGAATAAAATTCTTGATGTAAAAGACTTGCAGACTACCTTTTTCACAGACTCCGGAAAAGTCCCGGCGGTTGATCATATCGATTTTCATCTCCGGGATGGCGAGATTTTAGGAATCGTAGGGGAATCAGGATGCGGAAAAAGTGTTACCTCCCTATCAATAATGGGGCTCGTACCTAGTCCGCCTGGAAAAATTGCAGGCGGGGAAATTGTGTACAACGGACGCGATCTAATCGGTTTATCAGAAAAAGAGATGAGACAGATCCGAGGTAATGACATAGCGATGATTTTTCAGGAGCCGATGACGTCTTTGAATCCTTTATTCACGATTGGCAACCAAATGGTCGAAGCAATCTTGATCCACGAAAAAGGCTGGTCTAAAAAGCAGGCGCAGGAAAGGGCCGTTGAGATGTTGAAGTTGGTCGGCCTGCCTCGTGCAGAAGCTTTGCTGAAAGATTATCCGCACCAATTGTCCGGTGGGATGCGGCAAAGGGTCATGATCGCGATGGCACTCGTCTGCAACCCGAAAATATTGATTGCGGATGAACCGACGACAGCTCTGGATGTGACGATCCAAGCGCAAATATTGAAATTGATGAAAGATTTGAATGTACGATTGGGGACTGCCATATTATTGATTACCCATGATCTTGGAGTTGTTGCGGAAACTTGTGAGCGGGTCATCGTCATGTATGCGGGGCAAATCATCGAAGAGGCCCCGACCAAACTCATTTTTGAAGATCCCCAGCATCCGTATACAAAGGGCCTGATTCAGTCAGTGCCGGATATGCGTGTTAAAAAGGATCGGCTTCATTCCATTCCAGGGAATGTGCCGAAGCCAGGTTCCATAACGAGCGGCTGCCGGTTCGCGGCACGGTGCGAATTTGCGTTTGACCGGTGCTATCAGGAAAACCCGGAGCTTTATGAAACTGCGGATGTCCATCAGACGAGATGTTTCCTATATAACGAAGGAAGGGTGAAGTCGGATGTCCACAACGCCTTTGTTGAAAGTTGA
- a CDS encoding ABC transporter substrate-binding protein, translating into MNKKRMWSAALLLLLVLSTVLAACGGEGSSGSTKDTLVFGRGGDSTSLDPSRVTEGETFKVTVNLYETLLNFGKEDTTIQPGLAKEWNTDDGLTYTFKLQEGVKFHDGTDFNAEAVVKNFERWANGDADKFPYYKSMFGGFKDDEEHVIESVTADGDHTVIIKLKRAQAPFLKNIAMSMFAIASPTAFEKGDDQFERNPVGTGPFKFVNWKPNESITIEKFDEYWQKGLPKLDKVIFRSYPDNSARLNALIAGEIDLADGINPADGEKIEGNADLQLIERPSMNVGYLGLTVTRPPFDKKEVRQAMNYAIDKKTIIESFFEGRANSAKNPMPPSISGYNDDIEEYEYNPEKAKELLAKAGYPDGFEMELWAMPVPRPYMPDGAKVAEVIQSNLAEIGVKAKIVSFEWPTYLDKASKGEADAFMLGWTGDNGDADNFLYVLLDEDNIGSNNYTYFKNDEMHKLFIDAQTEVDEDKRIELYKKAQEIIHEEAPWVPIAHSTPLLAASKDLTGFVPHPTGSDLLSNVEFK; encoded by the coding sequence ATGAATAAAAAGAGAATGTGGTCAGCTGCGTTATTATTATTGCTAGTTCTGTCTACTGTACTCGCTGCCTGTGGCGGCGAAGGGAGCAGTGGAAGTACAAAGGATACATTAGTCTTCGGTCGCGGCGGCGACTCAACTTCGCTTGATCCGTCGAGGGTCACGGAAGGCGAAACGTTTAAAGTGACAGTCAATCTATACGAAACGCTGTTGAATTTCGGCAAGGAAGATACGACAATCCAGCCAGGCCTTGCAAAAGAATGGAACACGGATGACGGTTTGACGTACACATTCAAATTGCAGGAAGGCGTCAAATTCCATGATGGTACCGATTTCAATGCTGAAGCGGTCGTCAAGAACTTTGAGCGCTGGGCGAATGGGGATGCGGATAAATTCCCGTATTACAAATCCATGTTCGGCGGATTTAAAGACGATGAAGAGCACGTGATCGAGTCAGTCACAGCTGACGGAGATCACACGGTCATCATCAAGCTGAAACGGGCACAGGCTCCGTTCTTGAAAAACATTGCAATGAGCATGTTCGCAATTGCAAGCCCGACAGCATTCGAAAAAGGCGATGACCAATTTGAAAGGAATCCTGTCGGTACGGGCCCATTCAAGTTTGTTAACTGGAAACCGAATGAATCGATCACGATTGAAAAATTCGATGAGTATTGGCAAAAAGGATTGCCGAAATTGGATAAAGTCATTTTCCGATCCTACCCGGACAACTCCGCACGTTTGAATGCACTTATTGCCGGGGAAATCGATCTTGCGGACGGCATCAATCCTGCTGACGGTGAAAAGATCGAAGGGAATGCCGATCTGCAATTGATTGAACGTCCGTCGATGAACGTCGGGTATCTTGGGTTAACGGTGACTCGCCCTCCTTTCGATAAGAAAGAAGTGCGTCAGGCGATGAACTATGCAATCGATAAGAAGACAATCATTGAATCATTCTTCGAAGGAAGGGCGAACAGCGCGAAAAACCCGATGCCGCCTTCCATTTCAGGCTATAACGATGACATTGAAGAGTATGAATACAACCCTGAAAAAGCGAAAGAACTTTTAGCGAAAGCAGGCTATCCAGACGGCTTCGAAATGGAACTATGGGCTATGCCTGTTCCGCGTCCGTACATGCCAGATGGAGCAAAAGTTGCTGAGGTCATTCAAAGCAATTTAGCTGAAATTGGAGTCAAGGCGAAAATCGTATCCTTTGAGTGGCCGACGTATCTCGATAAAGCGAGCAAAGGGGAAGCGGATGCTTTCATGCTTGGCTGGACAGGAGATAACGGTGATGCCGACAACTTCCTATATGTTTTACTAGATGAAGATAATATTGGCAGCAACAACTATACGTACTTCAAAAACGATGAAATGCATAAACTATTCATCGATGCGCAAACGGAAGTGGATGAGGATAAACGAATCGAGCTTTATAAGAAAGCACAAGAGATCATCCATGAAGAGGCGCCTTGGGTACCAATTGCGCACTCTACACCACTTCTCGCGGCATCTAAGGATTTAACTGGATTCGTTCCGCATCCGACAGGATCAGATCTATTATCGAACGTAGAATTCAAATAA
- a CDS encoding ABC transporter permease, with protein MLSYIGKRLLQLIPVLLGMVFIVFMMVRAIPGNPAQVILGQQASPEAIAAMNARLGLDQPWFIQFFKYLGGILQGNLGESMRTRLPVADEIWPHLAATMELAFFAMIIAIIVGVNAGIVSAWFQNSWFDYIAMILALVGVSMPIFWLGLLGQWAFAIEFSWLPTAGREQVRDPVHAITNLYIIDTIIQGRFDQLYQVLRHLILPGIALATIPMAIIARMTRSSMLEVMRSDYIRTARAKGQKMFWVVYKHAFKNAVIPVLTIIGLQMGMLLGGAILTETIFAWPGIGRYIYDAINFRDYPVIQSAILVVAFIFVMINLIVDLLYSLIDSRIKYD; from the coding sequence ATGCTCAGTTACATCGGCAAAAGATTATTGCAGTTAATACCTGTTCTTCTTGGTATGGTTTTCATCGTTTTCATGATGGTCCGGGCGATTCCCGGAAACCCTGCCCAAGTCATTTTAGGGCAGCAGGCGTCGCCAGAGGCAATCGCAGCAATGAACGCGAGACTAGGGCTGGACCAACCGTGGTTTATTCAATTCTTCAAGTATTTAGGCGGGATTTTACAAGGCAATCTTGGGGAGTCCATGCGCACCCGGCTTCCAGTCGCCGATGAAATTTGGCCGCATCTGGCCGCAACGATGGAGCTCGCTTTCTTTGCAATGATAATCGCAATAATCGTAGGAGTAAACGCAGGCATCGTCTCGGCGTGGTTCCAAAATTCGTGGTTTGACTACATAGCGATGATTTTGGCGCTCGTTGGTGTTTCCATGCCGATCTTTTGGTTGGGGCTTTTAGGACAATGGGCATTTGCTATTGAATTCAGCTGGCTTCCTACAGCAGGGAGGGAGCAAGTAAGGGATCCCGTCCATGCGATCACCAATCTGTACATCATCGACACGATCATCCAAGGCCGATTCGATCAATTATATCAAGTGCTTCGCCATCTCATATTGCCCGGCATTGCATTGGCGACGATTCCGATGGCGATCATCGCGCGGATGACGCGCTCAAGCATGCTAGAGGTCATGCGTTCCGATTACATCCGAACTGCCCGTGCGAAGGGGCAGAAAATGTTTTGGGTCGTTTACAAGCATGCGTTCAAAAATGCAGTCATTCCCGTATTGACGATTATCGGTCTGCAAATGGGAATGCTGCTCGGCGGCGCCATTTTGACTGAAACAATCTTTGCGTGGCCGGGCATCGGGCGGTATATTTACGACGCCATCAACTTCCGGGATTATCCCGTCATTCAATCCGCTATTCTTGTTGTCGCCTTCATCTTCGTCATGATCAACTTGATTGTCGACTTACTTTATAGTCTGATCGATTCGAGGATTAAATATGACTGA
- a CDS encoding FUSC family protein, whose amino-acid sequence MKLGARIFKTGIAIVAALFLAEMLSLPNPVFAGIAAIFAIQPSIYRSYLTIIEQIQGNLIGAITAITFVLVFGHQIVTVGFAAVIIILIMLKLGLEKSISLALVTMIAIMEIKGDAFLSFALLRFVTMVIGVLSAFVVNLLFMPPKYETKLFQAIHQAQDEIIRWIRLAGRQASEHIATKKSLVKIKERLSNVDLLYSLYKEERSYFKKNSRSKARKLVIYRQMIATSKSSYEVLARLHNYENELINLPEHFRMMIQERLDALLTYHEQIHLKFVGKLKADRMMDSLNEEFIQRQEVMDIFAKEIAITKEEEEFTAYHLLHVLSSLLNYEEQLEYLDRLIVSNQRRHGHEVSNEMQNEIY is encoded by the coding sequence ATGAAACTTGGCGCCCGCATCTTCAAAACGGGTATAGCAATCGTTGCCGCATTGTTTCTGGCGGAGATGCTCAGCTTGCCGAATCCTGTCTTTGCAGGAATTGCGGCCATCTTTGCGATTCAACCATCCATTTACCGATCTTATTTAACTATAATTGAGCAGATCCAAGGTAATCTGATCGGCGCCATTACAGCCATCACCTTCGTGCTAGTATTTGGACATCAAATTGTAACTGTTGGATTTGCGGCGGTCATCATCATTTTAATCATGCTGAAGTTGGGGCTGGAGAAATCAATTTCCTTAGCTTTAGTGACGATGATTGCCATCATGGAGATCAAAGGGGATGCATTTCTATCCTTCGCTCTGCTCCGATTCGTCACCATGGTAATCGGGGTTTTATCCGCCTTTGTCGTTAATTTGCTGTTCATGCCCCCGAAGTATGAAACGAAGCTATTTCAGGCGATCCACCAAGCGCAGGACGAAATCATCAGATGGATACGGCTTGCGGGCAGACAGGCATCCGAACATATTGCAACGAAAAAATCGTTGGTGAAAATAAAGGAACGCCTTTCGAATGTCGATCTGCTCTATTCGCTTTACAAAGAGGAACGGAGCTATTTCAAGAAAAACTCCCGCTCGAAGGCGCGAAAGCTTGTCATATACAGACAGATGATTGCAACATCAAAAAGCAGTTATGAGGTGCTGGCGAGGCTTCATAACTACGAAAACGAACTGATCAACCTGCCGGAACATTTCCGGATGATGATTCAGGAGCGGCTAGATGCATTGCTCACTTATCATGAACAGATCCATCTGAAATTTGTAGGCAAATTGAAGGCGGACCGGATGATGGATAGTTTGAATGAGGAATTCATCCAACGTCAGGAAGTGATGGATATTTTCGCGAAGGAAATTGCAATCACAAAGGAAGAGGAAGAATTCACCGCTTACCACCTCCTCCATGTCCTATCCTCTTTATTGAATTACGAAGAACAGTTGGAGTATCTGGACCGGCTAATCGTTTCCAATCAACGAAGGCACGGACACGAAGTTAGCAATGAAATGCAAAACGAGATCTATTAA
- a CDS encoding ABC transporter ATP-binding protein gives MSTTPLLKVENLKKYFPVKKGMFGKTVGYVKAVDDVSFFVNEGETLGIVGESGCGKSTTGRVLMRLLEPTDGQIEFDGKDLASLSHEEMRKTRRDIQMVFQDPYASLNPRHTIGKILEEPLIVHGVSDAKERKKKVREFLEIVGLNAYHAKRYPHQFSGGQRQRIGIARALMTNPKLIIADEPVSALDVSIQAQVLNLMQDLQKEFNLTYIFIAHDLGVVRHISDRVAVMYLGKMVEVADSEQLYEKPLHPYTQALLSAVPVPDPDYQKEQIIIEGDIPNPADPPTGCTFHTRCPFKMDICTKVSPQLTEQTTGHSVACHLYVSQVDDDIKQLEGSL, from the coding sequence ATGTCCACAACGCCTTTGTTGAAAGTTGAAAACCTGAAAAAGTACTTTCCCGTGAAAAAAGGGATGTTCGGAAAAACGGTCGGTTATGTGAAGGCTGTCGACGACGTCTCGTTTTTCGTTAATGAAGGGGAGACGCTTGGAATCGTCGGTGAAAGCGGTTGCGGAAAATCCACAACGGGGCGTGTGCTCATGCGCTTGCTGGAACCTACAGACGGACAAATCGAGTTTGACGGGAAAGACCTTGCGTCATTGAGTCATGAAGAGATGAGAAAAACACGCCGCGATATCCAGATGGTTTTCCAGGATCCTTATGCATCGTTGAATCCACGCCATACGATAGGCAAGATTTTGGAGGAGCCACTCATCGTCCATGGCGTTTCGGACGCAAAGGAAAGGAAGAAGAAGGTCCGCGAGTTTTTGGAAATCGTCGGATTGAATGCCTATCATGCGAAGCGCTATCCCCATCAATTCAGCGGGGGGCAAAGGCAACGAATCGGTATTGCACGCGCCTTAATGACGAATCCGAAACTGATCATAGCAGATGAGCCCGTTTCGGCGTTGGACGTTTCCATCCAAGCGCAAGTATTGAACTTGATGCAAGACCTTCAAAAGGAGTTCAACCTCACTTATATTTTCATCGCCCATGATCTCGGCGTCGTTCGGCATATTAGCGATCGTGTCGCTGTCATGTATTTAGGGAAGATGGTGGAGGTTGCGGATAGTGAACAGCTTTACGAAAAGCCGTTGCATCCATATACACAAGCGTTATTATCTGCTGTGCCCGTTCCGGATCCGGACTATCAGAAAGAACAGATCATCATAGAAGGAGACATCCCCAATCCTGCTGACCCGCCAACCGGGTGCACATTCCATACACGTTGTCCATTCAAGATGGACATTTGCACTAAAGTTTCACCGCAACTCACGGAACAAACTACCGGTCATTCTGTCGCCTGCCACCTATACGTGAGTCAGGTCGACGATGATATAAAACAATTGGAGGGGTCTCTATGA
- the nikC gene encoding nickel transporter permease has translation MSEFTPKMDGIVEAEIERTTGPWREAWRNFRKSKVAVAGMVIILFFVLLAIFGPFIAKEGINQQMPADRLQPPSAEYWLGTDDFGRDILSRIIHGARISLSVGFLSVIASVIVGSFLGIVAGYYGRWTDTIISRIFDIMLAFPSILLAIAIVSVLGPGLENALIAIAIINVPNFGRLIRSKVLSIKEDEYIMAAKAIGMKDARILFSHILPNSMAPVIVQGTLAVATAILEAAALGFLGLGAQAPQPEWGKMLADSKSYLQSAPWTMIFPGLSIMLTVLGFNLMGDGLRDALDPKMKN, from the coding sequence ATGTCTGAATTTACACCTAAAATGGATGGGATTGTGGAAGCGGAAATAGAGAGGACGACGGGCCCGTGGCGTGAGGCTTGGCGGAACTTCAGGAAGAGCAAGGTGGCGGTTGCCGGAATGGTCATCATCCTCTTTTTCGTGCTTCTAGCCATTTTCGGTCCTTTCATTGCAAAAGAAGGGATCAATCAGCAAATGCCTGCGGATAGGCTCCAACCGCCTTCAGCGGAATATTGGCTTGGAACGGATGATTTCGGCAGGGATATCCTGTCACGCATTATCCACGGAGCACGGATATCGCTTTCTGTCGGATTCCTATCAGTCATCGCCTCGGTCATCGTCGGCAGTTTCCTAGGAATTGTTGCCGGCTATTACGGCCGGTGGACGGACACGATCATATCAAGGATTTTTGATATTATGCTTGCATTTCCATCGATTCTGCTCGCTATTGCTATCGTTTCCGTTTTGGGGCCAGGGCTTGAAAATGCCTTGATTGCCATCGCGATCATCAACGTTCCGAATTTCGGGCGATTGATACGATCTAAAGTGCTGAGCATCAAGGAAGATGAATATATTATGGCGGCAAAGGCGATCGGAATGAAGGATGCCCGTATTTTATTCTCACACATCCTGCCGAATTCAATGGCACCCGTCATTGTACAAGGGACGCTGGCCGTTGCAACTGCCATCCTGGAAGCTGCAGCACTGGGCTTTCTCGGACTCGGTGCCCAGGCGCCGCAGCCCGAATGGGGGAAAATGCTCGCCGATTCGAAGTCGTATTTGCAGTCCGCCCCATGGACGATGATCTTCCCTGGGCTTTCCATCATGCTTACAGTGTTAGGTTTCAACTTGATGGGCGACGGCTTAAGGGATGCGCTCGATCCGAAAATGAAAAACTAA